In the genome of Chrysoperla carnea chromosome 5, inChrCarn1.1, whole genome shotgun sequence, the window gtaTTTGTAcacgaaatatttatttcaagtttaaaaaatattttctaattatcgAATTGTTTTTTAGGAATACCAGAATTAGATTTTCCAACACTTGATCCTTTTCATATCGATTCATTACTATTACCAGATCTTGATGGGCCGGTAACACTGTCTCAAAAGTACAGTAATGCGATTCTTACCGGTTTAGGTGATattaaaatcatcaattttacGTGAGTATAATTGGCAGTTTAGGAAATTGGAAACTTTTATGGTCTTATACgaatcatatatatatttcaggATTGATAAGAGTACATATCGAATTCAAGCAAAAGTCACAACACCCCAAATTACATTCTATGGTGATTACGAAGTTTCTGGACATATTTTGGTATTACCAATGGTTGGTACTGGAAAAGTGAATTTTACACTTTGTAAGTAAAAGCTGTAAAAACATAAGTAAATcaagtgaaaacagacaattaactgagttaattgttgaaatactctgtttagaaagtgttgaatgtcagtgcttgcattatttttttataaattagacgATTTTCGGTcgtcatttatttggttttcgaaaactttCGGAAGTATTTCctagaatttattttcatttctcgagaatctttcacaaaaccacttgttgaagctacttgcaaattttcaactccttatCGTTTTGAGTattgaacaaaataaacaacaaaatgttGTCGATATTTGCGCCCTCATAGACCAAATATTGtctcatttttgaacgcaagggctaaagaTTTCAGAATCCAATCAACTCTTCTATAGTCGACAagctcaacccaaccaactcgtaattacaacactACTtcgggtctataaaattttcgatctatttttttcgattacctTTATTAATctggtcattttttttttctaattttagcaAATATCTCCAGTGACATTCTATTAGAATTTAACGTAATCGAGAAGAATGAAATTGAATACTTAGAAATCACAAAAGTCCATGTACCAATAGAAGCCGAACAACATTATTTTCGCTATGATAATCTTTTCAATGGTAACAAAACCTTGGGCGATAATATGAATGCGTTTTTAAACGAACATGCTGAGGAAGTCGCAGCTGATATGAGACCAGTATTTGAGGCAGCTTGTGATGAAACTTtcgaaaagtatttaaataaattattcacaaacgtaccattaaatgaattatttttacaataaaatgtataaaaattaataaaagaaaattttaatcttatatattatcactcaagcaagtttttttctgtcctacacTTATCttccttgttttttttaatcaaattccataattcacctctcattttcaagcttaattatgtctaggtttgacgaaaaatgtaCTCACAGTCAAAAAatataccgcttaggaaaaactcgcttgataaataatttgaacgaaaaaatatcataaataaatttaaataataagtttattaggcaaacatgttagtttttacaaatgttctcctaatattaatttaagaattttttacaaactttggTTATGGTAACTTTGGGAGCGAAATTCTGCACGGGTCgatcatattaattttaacgatacattgtttttttgtaaaaaccaaaaattttacactaatttgcatattatatatattatttattaataattatcataatatttatagatgtttaataagttttttatcatatcaatttattgtcaataaataatataattattaattaataataatttaatcaagatttaatttaattaattatcatcattatttatCTGACTggtttaataaaatagttttatattattcaatttcaatatttgatttataaattaatctGTTTCCAAATAAAAACTTGTGCCAACACCACACTGACTCTTTCAGACTTTCGAACCCGAGACCCCTGCTGAAATATACTCCCCTCAAATCAAAGGTACGTAGAAGTAAATACAATCTAATATGGACGCCCCATCACGTCCTTGTTGTGGGGGAATCCTCTCTTTGCTAAAAACTCAACAAAATTTAACCAAATGCCAGTCATTTAAAATTCCATCCGGAAGATCCAAAATCGTAAGTCGGCGGAATTCCGTAGCATTTTCGCCTTCGCGAGCctcttgaaattttatttttttcaagttttctcaaAAGAGATCGTTTTACCGATAGTTAAGAACAATTGAGTAAAATGATCCCACTGCgttttttaccaaacagttcatataaattatctattaatttttcttttacattgcatgAACGATTAGTATAAACACAAAAAGTCACTGGTAAAATCATCTTAATTAACACATTTAAGACCTGTCACATGATGGGGGATTGTtttacctattttaattttacacgcaaaatagggatcattttaaccaGTATAAACGGGATCATTTAACACGTAACGATATATTTGAATCTTAAGTtctcttttaaatatttctaatcaaatttcaaagggtaaaaatcaagattgatgtgggatttaatttaaaatcacccctaattttattcaaaaacaattttgaattcgatatatttctttataaaaatcacataaaacGCAAAGCaatatcaatttcattttgCTATCACACCTATTATTCGATAATTTGtgctattataattaataaattaataaatattatttaatttatcatttaatttaattcacatttaattgtattaaattatttggaacGGAATTATCCAACAAATTTCGTATTCATcagaaataatgtttttacgatatataatattcataataatttcaaattgttttttattcagtgaaaataaatttgtgcTACGTGAGTttacgcttttttttttttttgtagacctatgtattttttttttaatttttctcataatattttttagcacGAAATATACAAAGATGTAATCTCACAGATTCAAGTTTAAATGCGTGTATTTTAAAGAATGCTCAAGATTCTTTGGCGATGTTAAAAGATGGTAggttttactttattattgataataataattttttttaatacagtaAAAATAACTCCAATTTCtttatagtcgcatcaatgaatacATCCTTAATAGCAGCTTCATTAAATAGTCCTATAATCTTATCTTACATAAGatgttctattattgactgcagaactatTTCCTTCTGATAAAACACACACTCTATTTAagtattgtatgtattttttattaattgattataattagaGTAGGGttattatctcgtaaattaggcctcagatccaaatttggttaagaacattttcttcttttttttcttaacttttcCAGGAGGTAATAGATCTGCAGTCGataatagaacaccctgtatatattttcatcccATATATTAGGGGGTGACTTTCTTTACTAAAAGTTTTCAACAACTTTTCACAGAAAGAAATTCATTCCTTTATACCAATcccaaataacaattttctttcatatgtaggaataccaaattttcaaattttaccaaTGGATCCATTATTTATTGAACGATTAGCCATACCCGCAAAGAATGGTATCAGTGCAGTAAAATTAACTCAAGAGTATCGAAATGTTCTCTTGCATGGTTTGTCAAgatcaaaaattttggatttaaagtaagtagatattgtattttttaacccccgaactaaaaaaaaggggtgctataagttcgaccgttatgtgtgtgtgtgtgtctgtttgtgggatcgtagcacctaaacggatgacccgattttaatttttttggtttcatttgaaaagtaatttaataaagagtgttcttagctaagaGTTCTATTGTTCTTAGCATGTttcagaaaaactaaaaaattggcgatgatcctcaaaatcgtttcagtctgaaaatctaatattaatttttttttagtcgctaattaattattaaaaaatatagttattattatgGGAGTTCGTATGGAAGTACTTTAGTTGACAGTCAGTTagtatagttattgaaataaataccacgatactcgaaataaattttttatttcgattatccTGGTccttatttcaataactagGTCTTAACTCGAAGTTAACAAAAATACATCCCTATAGTCAGTTAGTATTCTGGGCACACTCGTCGCTGCGCAACCGCATGAATGTATTGTTCGTTATTCTCATACACATAGACCGACCACCTATATGGGTTGGCCCCTGGGTATTCTTTAGTATTCTTCAGAGACTATATCAGGATATATTCTCTGTATTCTTTTTCCTGTATTCCTGTGAACGCTTACAGGTGGCTTGCTTGACTGCTTGAATCATAATTCAATTCACTCGTTTTATTTGGATATTTAGACGAACGCGATTAATAACAAAATGGatggtaagaatttttttttttaaattataattctttattttaatgataataaaacaaatatatatataatgtaaagGTCAACATATGATAACTGGAAAATTGGATTTAGAATTGAAAATCAAAGAAGAGGTTATTGAAAATGAACgaattaaaattgaacaagATCTACAttctgaattaattattaaagatgaaaattgtGATGAAATGTTTGAAGAAGAAGATGAAACGTTTGAAGGAATTGAAACTGATTCAAATCatcaagaaaaactattttcatgtgatgtttgtgataaaaaatttaaccgtAAATACAGTTTAGTTCgtcataaacaaacacataccgaacacaaaccattttcatgtgacgattgtgagaaaaaattttacaaaaaatgcgATTTAGTTCGACATGAACAAACACATACtgtagaaaaaccattttcttgtgatgtttgtcagaaaaaatttaatttccaagTAAATTTAGTTGCACATAAACGAACACATACTGGAGAGAAACCATTTGCATGCgatatttgtgaaaaaacatttaatgtcCAACCAAATTTAGCTCGACATAAACGAacacatactggagaaaaaccattttcttgtgatgtatgtaaaaaaaaatttaataaccaaCAAAATTTAGTGCgacataaacaaacacatactgaaaaaaaacaattttcatgtgATGATTGCGAGAAGAAATTTACCAGAAAAAACGATTTATTCCGACATAAACGAACACatactgaaaaaaaatcattttcatgttatATTTGTGAGAAGAAATTTCACAGAAAATACGATTTAGTTTTACATGAACGCATTCATACtggagagaaaccattttcctgtgatatttgtgagaaaaaatttagttatcgAGTAAATTTAGTTGCACATAAACGAAAACATACtggagagaaaccattttcatgtgatgtttgtgagaaaaaatttaGGCTCCAACAAAGTTTCACTAAACATAAACGAACacatactgaaaaaaaaaaacattttcatgtgatgtttgtgagaaaaaatttaGGCTCCAACAAagtttaattaatcataaaCGAAGGCATACTGAAGAAAAcctattttcatgtgatgtgtgtgagaaaaaatttgacaataaaaacgatttaGCTCGTCATAACCGAATACATATTGGgaagaaaccattttcatgtgatgtttgtaagaaaaaatttattttcatttagttGTACATAAACAAAGAATTCATGGTAAAGAAAAACCAGGACAACATTtaagtttgaaaaaagtttaataaaacataGACTTGTACACTTAATGGATGGTCCATACGCATGTGAACACTGTGACCTAGTTCTTGCCCATCAAAATGAATTAAACgatcataaacataaaaatattgtaattttaataaacaaataaatatttcatttttgtgttttacaaatttgtttttaattttttttcggtaaTTATTCCGGTTGTTAAAGCATCTTCAGGGAACAAGTGcgataaaattatagaaataagtGACTTATTTACTAATTTGATAATAGTTGCGGTTTTCAACATTTGACGCGGAATCGAAAATcgaattaaaatcgaaaaatttcaacttttcatTGCAACCCTCAGGAAAATCGGAGAAACACCCCTCCCCCAAATATACGTTTCTTTTCTATATATGGTAGACAAAACCAGGTGattgaaaacatgttttcatgcagtacaaagtacgcaaagATCGATTGCGGTTTAagaaagtttcacagaaagagAAAAATCACTTTACCTTTTCTGCATTCATTtcttctacttttataaattggtattttttaatagttttcttggataaaatactaacaaatttgaaaatcatgcacacttttttttattgaatagttCGAACATTTAGTAAACATAAGTTCGCTGCCCATTTGTTATGTTTTTAGGCAATTGTTATAacaagaatgtaaaaatattgttaataataagtttattaaaaaaaatttttttttttttacagaatcgatatttacaataattatcaaTTGAACATTACAATATTGACACCTGTCACATATATGACCGGCGATTATCATTTAGCTGGTAAAGTATTAGTTTTACCAATTATGGGTAATGGAACCTTTAATATAACGTTAATcaatacaaaaagttttatgaatATCACAtcgaaaatcatcaaaaaaccaaatattgaatatttacatataattaaatgtgatTTAGAATTATATCCAGAAGAAATTCGAATGCAATTCGAGAATCTATTTAATGGGGATCCAACACTTGGAACACAAATGAATGTATTCTTAAATGAAAATAGCCAAACAATATTTGATGAATTAAAGGGCccgtttaatttgaaatttagcaatatttttaaaagtattgtgaataatatatttgataaatttccacttaaagatttatttatcaaatgaaaatcatttaatgaattagaaacttgtttaaaataataatgttagtattaaacaagtgaaaacaaacaattgactgagttaattattgaaatacatgtcacacatacataactaatattcccatataatccatactataaaatttacgtctaatttgcgccctcacgagtaaaaagttatgtttaagaaaaaatgtttcaaacaaaagttgtttatttttttataagaaacattttttacatttaaacttttattccatACCTAACGGTCTACAAGATGAgtcgtacggacccaagacccaattaacctatgttgctcatttacgaactcggccatttacgtcctgagtacgcggtaaaaatttcagcttgatatcttttttcgtttttgagtttcgTTTCAAGTTATCGTGTCAACAGACAGACGGATGGGCAGctgaaaatggaataattagttgattttatgaaaacctttaCCAAAATCTTGtccatagcatcaatatttttaagcgttacaaactggggactagacttagtataccttgatatatttcatatacagtgGACCCCCCGTAATCTGACAAACGTTTTGTAGAGCAGTGTCGAACtatcgaatttgtcggattatAGAGTACTGTTTAAGACCCCCTATAGTCCAGAATTTTTTAAGACTAAAGAgtaccttgtaatccgacaaatcaataatccaatcataaaattctATATGTTATATTCAATAATAGGTATCTATTTACCatcttttaatagaaaaaaagttcGAATTACAAGGGACACCGGATTAGACAGGGCCGGATTACCGGGGGTTCactgtatacatggtataaatgtGTTGAGATTTGTTGTACGTTCAATAAATGGCAAGATATGAATTTGTTCATAATGGGGTTgaggtaaaaatgaaaatgttatttattaatgtcTCATCGATTGTTTTGATCAACCCAAATGTAAATGCAGGTGACACCCCTCGCCCTCCCCTGAATGTAATCATGGCCACACCCATGGGATTATTTAATGTTCTTGTTTAAATTCCACTTTTACATTAGGATGGCAACGTTCTTTATGTTTTTTCAATTGTGTTGATCGTGTAtacttttgtttacaaattgTACACTCATAAAATATACCAGAATGAGCTTGCATGTGTAATATTAAATTCGCACGCCATTTAAAACGTTTACCGCATTGCTCACAAATAAATGGCTGATCCATTGTATGTACCTGTAAATGTTCATTTAAATGTGATTTTGAACGAAATGTTTTATGACATTTTGTACATTCAAACGGTTTCTTTTTCATCGATAACGATAAATTTGTACTATCGGTATTATCGTGTAAAGTTAATATATGAGCGTCTAAATTACGTTTATCACTGAATGCTTTATCACATTTAACGCACACGTATGGACGTTCACCGGTATGCGTACGAATATGCCTTTCTAATTTACCGCGTGCAACAAATACGTGACCACACCATGTACAACGAAATTGTTCGGTATGTAATAAATTGTGTACGCGTAGCTCACGTTTcgtagaaaattgtttttcacaaACTTTACACTGAAATGGACGAACAGTTGAATGTTGATTTGAGACATGCATTTGTAAATTGGCACGTCgcataaattgtttattacaaaCCGTACAAGTAAACGGTTTTATTTTACCCGTATTCGGCGGTGGTGGTGGTTGTGGTTTCTTTAAATTAGTATCCTCTTCGGGGATTTTATCTTGCGCATTATTCGAAACTTGTTCTGGTTTAATTATTTCGATGActgtttgataataatttgtcGATGCTGTTGATGTTTGAACTGTAACTGCTGGAGCGGTTGATGTTTCTTGTggagtttgataaaattctgtGGGGGTTTCATACAATACAGTTGTATTTCCGGATGAAGTCGATGTGGTTTCATAAATGGGTTCATGTTTTGGATAccattttgatgaattttcatatagaattttatcaaattcaaaatcagTTGCttcacatattataataaaattgtaaaaatcatttatcttttttaaacaagGTTCACAAACTTCTTTGGGCTTCAAATCTCCTTCGGTTAtctggaaaaaatgttttatctacaTATTCTTAAATGTGTATATAGAAAATTTCGTTCAATTACTTACAGGAATTGATAAGCATTTacgtaattttaattcaaaatgcatttttttattatcgttatCAAATATTGAGCTAACTATATCAGATATTTGGCCACATAATCTACAAATCTTATCTAACCAcatgtttacaatttttaaataatttttgtttacaaatatgtTATCTTGACAAATGAcattacagtcaaacctggctAGATGACAAGTAATAAAACTCACATTGTTATCATCCATCCAttggtagcttcaactagtggtgaAGCTACCTGCagattttcaactctctatattttatagttctgaagaaaatggacaccgAGGTTTCGTCCTTATTTGCGCCTTACcggaaaaacaatgatattatattatttaaagatatattcAAAAAGGGTATTTCTAAGCGGAGTTTTTTGCGTTTGTAATAGCTAAAAAGCAAACATCTTCAAGCGTAAATAGGGTATTGAAAAGATCACAATACGGGCAGAAATTTTAGGACCTAGAggattattttagtataaaccTATACTTAATCAAATAATTCTAAAGCTTTTAAATCCAAGAAGGGTGGTAGGTGTCCTGACTTCCCCGTCTCTGTACATATACGGGTATATTCCTGAATAAATCTTCCCCTCACAAAAAATGGTATATGATCAGAGATATGAcggaaataacaaattttcgagaaaatttaactaatttatacTCTAATACGCGTTGTTTGTTTCATTTGTATCACCTTTATCAGACAACCTTACCAGTCGGTAACTTTCATTAACAAGGTTTGACTGTACCATTAAGCAAAATATTGACATACGAGTATTTAAAAACATTCCATCCTGGAAGATGAAAAGaaaacttctttatttaatttacaaaccTTATTTTATCTCTGACGttaacaaaatctttttccacgcaaaatatacaaatattatttgatttacaatattatttgtaaatcaaacaggaaattaaaaaaacttttatcattgATGCGATTTCCAAACAAAACtgatttttaaaaacgttttgaTGGTCTCGCATAAAATTCTGACTAtgatcaacaatttttttaattaaagtcttATTCATCTgggatttattattattaatttgatattgtttttataccactattgcttttcttttttaaataaaccgcTGTGTTTGTTTACTTGAATAGAATATAGATGTCACTAAAACAAAAAGCTAAATGTCAAtcatatgttaaaaaaataatcgtaataaaaatcgtaaataaaCCTTGGTAGAATgtcatatcaaaaaattttcaattaaagtaaaaaaaaacaagaatttggTAATG includes:
- the LOC123300370 gene encoding protein takeout-like; translation: MFFQKLIFVISLNAFLQDICGIKLPDTFPKCRIQDENIQECMTKSAQTVISILKNGIPELDFPTLDPFHIDSLLLPDLDGPVTLSQKYSNAILTGLGDIKIINFTIDKSTYRIQAKVTTPQITFYGDYEVSGHILVLPMVGTGKVNFTLSNISSDILLEFNVIEKNEIEYLEITKVHVPIEAEQHYFRYDNLFNGNKTLGDNMNAFLNEHAEEVAADMRPVFEAACDETFEKYLNKLFTNVPLSLTKNVLTVKKYTA
- the LOC123300372 gene encoding protein takeout-like; translated protein: MFLRYIIFIIISNCFLFSENKFVLPRNIQRCNLTDSSLNACILKNAQDSLAMLKDGIPNFQILPMDPLFIERLAIPAKNGISAVKLTQEYRNVLLHGLSRSKILDLKIDIYNNYQLNITILTPVTYMTGDYHLAGKVLVLPIMGNGTFNITLINTKSFMNITSKIIKKPNIEYLHIIKCDLELYPEEIRMQFENLFNGDPTLGTQMNVFLNENSQTIFDELKEKKFELQGTPD
- the LOC123301744 gene encoding gastrula zinc finger protein XlCGF8.2DB-like; this translates as MDGQHMITGKLDLELKIKEEVIENERIKIEQDLHSELIIKDENCDEMFEEEDETFEGIETDSNHQEKLFSCDVCDKKFNRKYSLVRHKQTHTEHKPFSCDDCEKKFYKKCDLVRHEQTHTVEKPFSCDVCQKKFNFQVNLVAHKRTHTGEKPFACDICEKTFNVQPNLARHKRTHTGEKPFSCDVCKKKFNNQQNLVRHKQTHTEKKQFSCDDCEKKFTRKNDLFRHKRTHTEKKSFSCYICEKKFHRKYDLVLHERIHTGEKPFSCDICEKKFSYRVNLVAHKRKHTGEKPFSCDVCEKKFRLQQSFTKHKRTHTEKKKHFHVIFLG
- the LOC123301745 gene encoding gastrula zinc finger protein XlCGF8.2DB-like codes for the protein MHFELKLRKCLSIPITEGDLKPKEVCEPCLKKINDFYNFIIICEATDFEFDKILYENSSKWYPKHEPIYETTSTSSGNTTVLYETPTEFYQTPQETSTAPAVTVQTSTASTNYYQTVIEIIKPEQVSNNAQDKIPEEDTNLKKPQPPPPPNTGKIKPFTCTVCNKQFMRRANLQMHVSNQHSTVRPFQCKVCEKQFSTKRELRVHNLLHTEQFRCTWCGHVFVARGKLERHIRTHTGERPYVCVKCDKAFSDKRNLDAHILTLHDNTDSTNLSLSMKKKPFECTKCHKTFRSKSHLNEHLQVHTMDQPFICEQCGKRFKWRANLILHMQAHSGIFYECTICKQKYTRSTQLKKHKERCHPNVKVEFKQEH